From Anaerococcus urinomassiliensis:
CATTTGGGACATAGATTTTTTCTTCAGTCATTATATATTCCTCTCATTTCTTCTTATATTATAAACTATATTTGCAAAACTACAAAAATCTAGGCAAAAAAATCTAGATAACTTGTAAGTTTCCTTCGTTTATGGTAGAATAAATCAGTCAAGCAAAAATAGTAGAAAAGAAAGAGGGTGAAATAATGGCTAATATTAAATCAGCTCAAAAGAGAATTGAAACAACAAAAAGAGATACTCTAAGAAACAAATCTCGCAAATCTGAAGTTAAAACATACATCAGAAAATTTGATGAAGCTATTGAAGCTGGAGATATCGACAAAGCTCGCGAAATTTTCATGCAAGTTGACAAAAGAATGAAACAAGCAGAAGCTAAAAATGTATTCCACAAAAATAAAGTGGCTAGAACAACATCTAGACTTCAAAAAGCATTAAATAACGCTCAATAATAATATGAGTAATTATCAGTAATGGATCCTCACATATGACTACTGATAATTGCTCATTTTTTATTTGCAAATCTTTTGAATTAGCAACAATAATTCCATTTGCATATCAAAATCTTGAGACTTTTGGCGAACTTCCATATCAAAAAGCCTAGAGTGGATATCAAAAAGCTCCTCATAGGTGAAATTATTTATAAATCCCTTAACCTTCCTAAGTTCATATGGACTTATGCCTATGCTCTTCATTATATAAGCATCATTTTTATTATTAGTTACTAAAGTCTTGATTCCAATAATATTTCTAAATTGCCTTATAATCATATGAAAGATCATAAATAAATCTTCGTCGTTTTTTACCATATTCATATAAGTGGTAGCTGACAATTTCAAGTCTTTCCTTGATATGGCATCGGTTAAGTTAAATATATTTAGATTTAGTATTTGATCTAACTGGTCGTAGACATCTTTTTCTTTTACAATCTCATCTTCAGAACTTGCTATGATTTTATCAACTGTGTTTACTATATCAAATAAATCAAGGTCACTATCCCTATCTAGGTAAGAAAATCTTTGGACAATTTCTGCAAGCATTGATTTTTTGATTTTTTTGCTAGCTTTTACAAATCTCTTGCCTATGAAATTCTCAAGCTCACTTTTGTTTAGTCTATCAATGGTTACAATATTGCCATACTTTTTGACTTCCTTGTAAAATTTCCCCTTAAAGGGACTAGAGTCAGAAAAGATTAGAAATGTAGTGTATTCCGGGAAGTTTTTTATATCACCTGTCAAATTTGTAAGGAGATCTTCGTATTCCTTGAGGGAATTTTTGGATAAATCTATATCTTTCCATATGATATATTTCCTATCTTCCATAACAGGATAGGTCTCATAGGCATTTTTCATAGCCTCAAAATCTACATTGCCCTTTAGTTCTATTAGATTAAAATCAGCAAATGAGACTTTTTCCTTTGCAAGATCGATTATGGTTGTATTTAGATAATCTTCCTTAGAATCAAATAAGTAGATTCCTTTTGCCTTATCTTCTATCAAATTTTCCATAAATTCTTTGTAATTCATCTAAAATAACCACCTTTTACATAGCTTTCTACACTAACTTGTTCTTTAAAATTTATCTTTACCATACCATTAATTTGACTATTATATATCTTAACTCCATCTAAATTTTCCAAGACTTCCCTAGTTGGATGGCCATATTTGTTGTTTCTACCTGCGGATATAAGGGCGATTTGTGGATCTACTTTTTCTACAAAATCCCTTGAAGTAGAAGTCCTCGACCCGTGGTGGGATACTTTGAGCACATCAGCTTTTATATTAAGATCATCCTCATATTCACTTGGCAAATCTCCTAAAGTAAGGATTTTAATACCCTTAATCTCGATAATATAGCCCACTGATTCGGCGTTTTCCTCACCTTCTACCCCATCAAAGATGCAAGTAATAGACCCATCTCTTATCTTTATTCTGTCATCTTTTTTTATAATTTTAGGATTATAAGTCGCTAGAGACTTTGTATTTAATTTGGATGTCATAATATTTTCAACGTTGAAATTATCTACCACGCTTCCAATATTACCCGCATGGTCACCATCTTCGTGGGAAATAAAGACTGCCTTAATATTTCTTATTCCCAAAGAATTTAGATAAGGGATTAGTATCCTCTCTCCTGAGTCATAATTATCATATTTGGGACCACCTACATCAAATAAATAGTAATCTCCCCTATCCTTAAGCAAAAAGGCATCTCCTTGGCCTATGTCAATCATAGTAAAACTTATTTCTGGATTTAGATAATCATAGCAAAGACTACAAGTTACTACAATTAGATTTATACCATAGAAAAGCTTCAATAACTTCTTGTTAGATCTCCTCATATAAAATATTAGCAATATCAAGACAAATAAGTATATGGTCACAAAAATACTTGGATGAGCAAATCTTATATTAAATAGACTAAAACTATTTAAAAACTTAACAATATTTAAGATAGTAAGTAATAAAAAGTCCAAGACCTTAAAAAATGGACTTAGTAAAAATCTTAATATAGGATAAAAAATCACTAGGCCAAAAGCCAGATACATGGCAATGGTAAATATTGGAAGGACCAAAAAGTTTGCAAGTATAGATAGGAGATTGATTTTACCATAGTAAAATATAGTAAATGGCAAAAGTCCCACTTGAATTGATCCAGTAAAGGCCAAGTTTTCCATTAGTGTTTTTTTAGCAATTCTATTTTTAATCTTTGGATATATCAAATAAACTGCACTTGTTGCTACAAACGATAAGATGTAGCCAGAGTTTAATAGGGCAAAAGGATTTCTTAGTAAAATTAGAATTCCTGCTATCAGCAGTGATTTTATCTTATCTTCTGGCATAGCAAATATAAAGGCTAGAAATCCAATAAGATTTATTATTAAAACCCTGATTACAGAAAAAGGAAATCCTATCAAATATCCATAAAATAAGCAAAGACCCAGGGCCAATCCGTAACCGTATTTATAATTAAACTTAGCTAATATGAATAATATAAAGCTTAAAAGCAAATCTATGTGAAGGCCTGAAACTGCCAAAATATGTACAAGACCTAAATCTTTGATATCAGTATTTTCTATTAAGTTCTCTCCTAAGATAACAGAAATTATAAAGTCTGAGGCAGTTTTTGATAAGTTTTGATCAAAAGTTTGGTGTATATACTTATAAAACTTATTTCTCGCCTTTAGGAAAATACTCTTGCTTTGATAAGACTTATAAACTTCCTTAATCTCCAACTGACTTCCTATACCTTTTGATATCAGATAGTTCCTATAAGAAAAAAGATTGGGATTAGTGTTTTTATCTGCTATAGAAATATCAGCATCTACTAAGAAAATATCTCCAATATCTAAG
This genomic window contains:
- the rpsT gene encoding 30S ribosomal protein S20, translated to MANIKSAQKRIETTKRDTLRNKSRKSEVKTYIRKFDEAIEAGDIDKAREIFMQVDKRMKQAEAKNVFHKNKVARTTSRLQKALNNAQ
- the holA gene encoding DNA polymerase III subunit delta, whose translation is MNYKEFMENLIEDKAKGIYLFDSKEDYLNTTIIDLAKEKVSFADFNLIELKGNVDFEAMKNAYETYPVMEDRKYIIWKDIDLSKNSLKEYEDLLTNLTGDIKNFPEYTTFLIFSDSSPFKGKFYKEVKKYGNIVTIDRLNKSELENFIGKRFVKASKKIKKSMLAEIVQRFSYLDRDSDLDLFDIVNTVDKIIASSEDEIVKEKDVYDQLDQILNLNIFNLTDAISRKDLKLSATTYMNMVKNDEDLFMIFHMIIRQFRNIIGIKTLVTNNKNDAYIMKSIGISPYELRKVKGFINNFTYEELFDIHSRLFDMEVRQKSQDFDMQMELLLLIQKICK
- a CDS encoding DNA internalization-related competence protein ComEC/Rec2, giving the protein MRKKIFYCLLGIVSGIGLFINFETMSLLNVIVICGISAGFLCIFDKKYMVIPLGILLGFTLSFFNFRTYKLKDYNEITAHITILEKRKTADNYRYFVRVKANNIDEKSVLFAKEDLDIGDIFLVDADISIADKNTNPNLFSYRNYLISKGIGSQLEIKEVYKSYQSKSIFLKARNKFYKYIHQTFDQNLSKTASDFIISVILGENLIENTDIKDLGLVHILAVSGLHIDLLLSFILFILAKFNYKYGYGLALGLCLFYGYLIGFPFSVIRVLIINLIGFLAFIFAMPEDKIKSLLIAGILILLRNPFALLNSGYILSFVATSAVYLIYPKIKNRIAKKTLMENLAFTGSIQVGLLPFTIFYYGKINLLSILANFLVLPIFTIAMYLAFGLVIFYPILRFLLSPFFKVLDFLLLTILNIVKFLNSFSLFNIRFAHPSIFVTIYLFVLILLIFYMRRSNKKLLKLFYGINLIVVTCSLCYDYLNPEISFTMIDIGQGDAFLLKDRGDYYLFDVGGPKYDNYDSGERILIPYLNSLGIRNIKAVFISHEDGDHAGNIGSVVDNFNVENIMTSKLNTKSLATYNPKIIKKDDRIKIRDGSITCIFDGVEGEENAESVGYIIEIKGIKILTLGDLPSEYEDDLNIKADVLKVSHHGSRTSTSRDFVEKVDPQIALISAGRNNKYGHPTREVLENLDGVKIYNSQINGMVKINFKEQVSVESYVKGGYFR